The sequence GGCCTTAGTTTTTCCTGTGATATTTTTCAAAATACAGAACAAATTTGTACATTCTTTGAATTACTTGATAGTATTTTATCACCGCTCAACTTTTTAGCTGACAtgctttttcatcatttgactTTTGTTAGCATTTAACTCATAGATCAACCCAAACTTTAGATAATAGAATGGAATGGACTCCTGATTGGTTCTTGGATGAATGAATAATTAAAGTAGATGACTCCACTGTGTTTCAGTGAGCAGCACATTTTATTTATCATACGACGTGCAAGACAGAagacaatgtttttcttttacaatatGATCCATGAGGTTTGGCTCTTGTTTATGTTTAATGAATGTATCAACACGGGACACTAAGCGCATAACACCACAAATAACTCACTGCAACTGTTTTCTCAGGGCAACATCTGGTGGACCTATGAGGAACTACATCTAGAAATGTCCTGCATCTGATTTTAACCGTTAATGGCCAATTAACCAGGCATACACATGCAGGGGACTCAAAAAGTCATACCTCAGTCTGAGTTACTTGGTCTTGGAAGcagcaggaagaggaggaagagctgctGCAGGGGGTGAAACGAAAGCAACAATGCCAGGCTCAGGAATGTAATCCTCTCTGTTCTTGCGCAGCAGTGGATTTGCCTTCAGATTGTACCAGCCCCAGTGAATCAGCCCCAGACTTGTGCCCATCACAATCAACACTTTGTAGTTCGTCCAGAACTCCCGCAGACCCATGACTGACAGTTGCTGAGATGATAAATGAAAACAAGTTACTGCCAGTTCTCTGGTCATATGGAAAATGTGATTTTATTGTAAGCAAgctgtttaaaataaataaataggagagtaaaagtactttgctacCTCCACCATGAGTCCTTACAAGGTAAAGAGTATAACAATGAAACATAATGACAAATAAGTCTATTTTATGATGACTTTTCTCATTGATGGTACAGTGTCAAGTCTACAGTGGCCTGTAAACAAATACATACACAGGTGCTGTGACCTCTATATACACAAGCAGGAACCAGCGTTAAATGCAACAGCATATATACACAAGCTGCAGTATCTTAAAACGCAAAATAAATAACTGTTACTATTGTTTGAAACTTCAGTTGGACAACAAACTGAACAGCAAATGACAGAAATACTTGTGCAACAATGTAAATATCAGGCAGCAAAGTCAAGTACGTAGATGAGTTCTTTGTCGACATTTAACGTATTCGAAATATTTTTACAACAAACAATTATGCTATTTCATATCGAACCTCTGCATTTTGAACATCTTGACGACAAATGACAGTTACCTAACCTGCTAACAGCTGTGGAAGCTAAAATAGCTATCACGGGCATGATGTTAACAGACTGTTGGCCGCCCAGGCCAGCCCCGTTCACTGTCTACAAAGCTCAGTTGGACAAATTAAACTTCACCAAAAGGACAATGAATATATTAGCTAACCTTTGTTGATGTAAGTTAGCTTCTCTCACCTTCAGTAAACAGCGGTTGCTTCCTTGCCGACCATGTTGTCAACCTCTGAAATGAAGGACATCAAGGAGGTGCCTGAAGAATATATTTTGCGTCGTTAacgttaaattaaaaaaaaacaaccattttaaatattcataaaaataataaaacatgtatTGCTTTATAAAAATTACAAATACAACCATATTTTCAGTGtatatatattaaaacaaaACTCTGAAATATGGCAAAGAATTTAAACTTTGAAGCCAGGCAAAAAATACAGGCGCCTATATTTATCACATGACTCAAACAGGGGTCTTCATTTCATTCCCAATGAACAGAGTggttagcctagcaagccagacccctacagcaaaaagctgtacagggagCAAATtaaatttgcggtcgctaggggcgtgaagatttctaggctacagtggtgtaaaaagagagtgatTCCACAGAAAGgatgctaaatgttttttttaataataaactTGCTTATTCTTTttgcgggggggggggaggagactgagtcatctccctgaaatgattttttggaacttgggatgtctggaaCAAACACTATATAGAATTAATATGATGGGGCTTATAGTTCATTTTATATGGGTACCAGCGCATTATGGAgttgagggaaatgaaatggcagatagaatggcaaaacagagtgtaaaacgagtaatgattgatattaatgtaagaatgagtgtaaaagaggtaaagggtattataaaacaaaaaatggaagagagatggcaaaagttatgggaggaagaaagaaaaggacgttg is a genomic window of Odontesthes bonariensis isolate fOdoBon6 chromosome 4, fOdoBon6.hap1, whole genome shotgun sequence containing:
- the LOC142379025 gene encoding uncharacterized protein LOC142379025, which gives rise to MGLREFWTNYKVLIVMGTSLGLIHWGWYNLKANPLLRKNREDYIPEPGIVAFVSPPAAALPPLPAASKTK